A window of Chryseobacterium shandongense genomic DNA:
GGAATAGGATTTCCGTTTAAAAACCACTGGTATGTTTCATAGCTGTCGTCTACTTCAAGCACTAGTCCAGGAATACACTCTCCCGTTTGTTTTGCAATTAAAGGGATTGATGAAAAACCGGCAAAATATCCGCCGTATCCTGCCGAGCTGTAACCTCCATTTACTCCCGCAGTTACAGCTTTGGTTGAGGTAACGGTTACATTTCCTGTAATTCCGGTAATAGCATAAGTAACCCACTGAGAATTTCCGGTAAGGGGATATGGTCCCTGCGCTGCAGTAGGAGCAACACCATTTACGGTAACGGCAGCACCTGCTTCTGTCAAAATGTTAAGCTTTAAATTGATCGTAGACGTGATGTTTGGCATTAGATTAATATTGCCAATCTCATCAATTTTTCTTGGTAGGAAACAGTTTAAAGGTGGTATATAGTTATAGCCTCCTGTATTGTTGGTAGAACTTGCTCCCACCAGCTGATACAGATAGACGTTTTTTGTAGTTCTTACATATAGATTAAAATGCCCCCCTCCCTGATTTTTATATTGGTTGGCAAGTATTCTGTAATATTCTCCTTCATCTATGGTAGCAACTGGGGTTGTTGCATCATTGAGATATATATCTGTCCCATTCTCCGTGCCGATTATAATCCCGCCTTCCATATTTGTATTACTGGTAGAAATACTTTTTACCATAGCAAATTCGTTTCCGAGACGGTCTGTTGGAACAGATTGGTCCATTATGAGATCTGAGCCATCGTTGGTTCCCGTTGCATAGAATCCGTTGGAGTTTCCGTTTGTTACCGAAATGGGTTTTGTAGCTTCTATTTTTGCTCCGATAAACCCTTCTCTGTTGGCAACTACACCACCGTTTCCAGTAAGAATATAGGATTGGCCTTTATTGAGGGTTACAGTAAGTGTAAGCGGTGTTGGAGTAGGTATGTTTGTGAATTGGACGTTTGGGTCATATCCGGATATGGTAACGACTGTATTGTCTTCTGTTGCCATAATACCTGTGCTAAAATTATACTGAGAACCCGTAGTGGTAATAGGAGCGGCAGCGGCATAAAATTTAGTTCCGATTCCGGCTTTACCTTTAGAGGTAATGATTTCTCCGTGGGAAGTCACTGCAGCTCTCAGGGAAACAAAATACGGGCGGTCCCCTTTTGTATACACTCCCATACTATTCGGCGTTCCGGCAGCGGCGGCATTTACAGTCCTTATCACATTGGTATTAAGGCTGAAAACCTGCGGTGCTCCTTTGCTGATGGTAACTGTACCAATAATAATGTTATTGTTATAGATATCAACTTCAAACGGAGTTGCAGAGTCTGTTGAGAAATATAACGCATGGTTATAGCTCGAATTGGATACATCAAAATAGGGTGCAAACCAATGATCTGTGTCTCTTTGTGCAAAAATGGTATTAATGCTAAAAAACAATAATACGAAAGATAATAGAAATCTTGTCATAAATAGGAATTAGGATTATTACAAAAATAACAGAATATTTTAAATTTAATTATATGTTAGTTAAAAAAACAATAATAAATAACTAATTTACTCAAAGATGATTAATTTTTTTATTAATATAATTCGTTGAGCCTTCAATAAAAAAGACCGTCTAATGACAGTCTTAATATATGATCATGCTTAATATTAATCAATATTTTTAACTAATATCCAGCCTGTATATCTGATTGGAGTTTTTTCGTTATTAGATTCAATCCATTTGATATCAAACCAGTAGCTTCCCGTTGATACTTTCCTGCCTATCATCGTTCCGTCCCATTTGTAGTTGTTTGTTTTATTTCCTTCATGAATTTTGCTTCCGTACCTATCAAAAATATTAAATGTAAAATTTGATTTATAAGCCAGTGCCGAATAATCAAGAATATCATTTATTCCGTCTCCATTGGGAGTGATAACATTAACTAAATTCGGAACAGTAACATCTACTGTAATAGGATTACATCCATAATCATCTTTTACATACAGAGTTATACTCCCCCTGGGGATATTTGTAAATACATTGGATTCCTGCCAGTTGATATTGTCTTTTGAATATTTGTACGGTGCTGTTCCTCCTATTGCATGCACGGTAATGGTATTATTAGATATCTCAATATTTGCAATAACAGGCTGTTCGGACGGGTATATTTTTACGTGCTGTCTGGTTACACATTCTCCTGTTTTCAGGTCTACCCAGTAAGTTCCTACAGTCGCATTGTTGATTGATTGGGTTGTAGCTCCGGTGCTCCACAGGTATCCGTCAAATCCTGGTCCGGCATCTAATGTTGTTGTCTTTTCCATACAGATAATTTTATCTTTAAGAATTTCAGAATGAGCAGGGGGAATTACAAAGAGTGTAATCTTTGCGATCTTGAAACATGAGCTCGTTTTGCTAACCCTCACAAAAACAACACCGTTTGGTGCGATATATGAGCCGGGATTAAGGATTTCATTGGTTCCGTTCTGTGCGTCGGTAAGAGATGGATAGTACTTTTTCGTAATTCCTGTACTTGTGGTTACAGGCGCTGTCGTTAGATCAAATAAAGCTGTCGCGGGATTAGATGCATTAGAGCATGATCTTATGGTAACATCATTTACTGTTGGACCTTCATAAACAGTTAAAGCTAAAGTAACCTCTTCACAATCTGTGAACTCAGGATCGTTACCACAGAATTTATAAACAATAGTATCTGTACCCGCAAATCCGGAGTTCGGTGTATAAAGAATCACCCCGTTCGGATCAATCATTGCTGTTCCGTTTGTGGGAGGAGTTACAATCATTACTGTATTAGGGACATACGTCTGTGTTGAATTGGTAAATTCAGGAATAATGGGGTTAGTGGTCTCACAGACATAAGTGCTCTTTGTTGTTTTCTGAAGGCATTTGTATGCTTTGTATATTGGCGTCATAATAGGAGCGCAAGAACCTGCAGCAATTCGTACAGTATATTTTCCTGCCACAACTGGAGTATAACTATGAGAGTTTGCTCCTGTAATAGGATTTCCATTTAGATACCATTGATAAGTGTTGTAACCATCCTCAACCTCCAATACAAGGTTAGGAATACAATCTCCCGTTTTTTTTGTAATTAATGGAACAGATGAAAAACCTGCAAAATATCCTCCGTATCCTGCGGTGCCATATCCTCCGTTTATACCTGCAGTAACAGCTTTATTTGACATAATAGTTACATTTCCTGTTATTCCTGTGATGGCATAAGTTACCCACTGTGAATTTCCAGCGAGAGGGTAAGGTCCCTCAGCGGCAGTAGGGGTAACTCCGTTCACGGTAACGACAGCACCTGCTTCTGTTAGAATATTAAGCTTTAAAGTTGTTGTATATGTAATGTTAGGCATTATGTTAACGTTGCCAATCTCGTCAATTTTTCTTGGGAGATAGCAATTCAAAGGAGGGATGTAATTGTATCCCCCGGTGTTGTTCCCGGAGCCTGATCCTACTAATTGGTACAGATACACATTTTTTGTAGTTCTTACATATAGGTTGCAGTGGCCTCCGCCTTGATTTTTATATTGATTGGCAAGAATTCTGTAATATTCCCCTTCATTTATGGTAGCAACAGGAGTCGTTGTGTCGTTCAAATATATATCTGTGCCGTTTTCTGTTGCAATGATGATTCCACCTTCCATATTGTGAGGACTGGTCGAGGTACTTTTTACCATGGCAAATTCATTTCCGAGACGATCTGTGGGAACCGACTGATCCATGATGAGGTCTGTTCCGTCTATCGGTCCTGTAGCGTAGAAGCCATTAGAGTTTCCATTTGTTACAGAAACAGGTTTTGTAGCCTCTATCTTTGCTCCTATAAAACCTTCCCAATTGGCTAAAGTACTGGCATTCCCTGTAAGGATATAAGATTGTCCTTTATTCAATGTTACGTTGATTGTGGGAGGGGTTGGCGTCGGGATATTTTTAAACTTCACACCAGGATCATATCCTGAGATGGTAACATTTGTATTGTCTTCCGTTGCCATAATCCCCGTAGTAAAATTTAAAATGGAGCGGGAAGCTGTAATGGGAGCAGCGGCTGAATAAAATCGAGTGCCGATCCCAGCTTTACCTTTTGAGGTAATTATTTCGCCATGTGCATTAAGGGCTATTCTCAAAGATACAAAATAGGGACGTTCTCCTTTTGTATATATTCCCATATTATTAGGAACCGCGGCAGTGGAGTGATTGGTAGTTCTGATAAAATTAGTATTCAGGCTGAATATTTGAGGTGCACCTTTACTAATTATTACAGTGCCAATCATTGCATTATTATTATAAATCTTTACTTCAAAAGGAACCGCAGAATCTGTTGAGAAGTACAAAGCATGGTTGTAATTAGAATTTGATGAATCAAAATACGGCGCGAACCAATGATCTGTATCTTTTTGAGCAAATGTGGTGTTAAAACCGATGATAAAAAATAAGAAAGTAAATAAGATCTTTTCCATGACTCAACAATTAATGTTATGGCAAATATATATCATTATTTTAATATAATTATTAATAAAAATAGAATATTGTTATAAAATATATACCACAAAGTCGATAAAAATGTTAAATCGATTATTACTACATGATATAGTTAATTATTACTACAATGAGCTGTCATAATTTTTTGTATATTGCAAAATTTTTTTAGAAAAAAAGAGGAATTAACCAAGCATTTGGACGCAAAATAGGCTGTCGTCAGACAGCCTATTATTATTTTAAAATTATATTTATTAGTCTATATTTTTAACTAATATCCAACCTGTATATTTAATTGGAGTCTTTTCTTTATTGGGCTCGTTCCAGTTGATATGATACCAGTATGTTCCTGTTACAAGCTTTTTGTCATAATGCTTCCCGTCCCATTTATAGTTATTGAATTTATCTCCGGTGAATATCTTGTTGCCATATCGGTCATAGACAACAAATGAAAGGTTGTCTTTGTAAGAAAGTTCACTATAATCAATAAAATCATTTTTATTGTCTCCATTAGGTGTGATGGCATTAATAAGATTTGGTACAGTTATTTCAACAGAAACCGGTGCACAGTTGTATGCATCTTTTACATAGAAAATATGCTGTCCTCTAGTAAGTCCGGTGAATACGTTAGAATCCTGCCAGTTTGTAGGTGAATCCACAGCATATTGGTAAGGTCCCTGACCTCCTGTTACATTAACGGTTACTGTGTTGTTTGATATTTCAATTTCATTAATAACAGGAGTATCGGCTTTTTTCACTTTAACCACCTGTTTTACAAAGCACCCGTTATCTTCGAGAATAACCCAATATTCTCCTACGGAAACGCCTTCTAATACCTGAGTTGTGGCTCCGGTATTCCATTCGTAAGAGGCATATCCAGGTCCTGCATCAAGATTGGTTCTTCCATCAATACAAATGATTTTATCTTTAAGAATGGCAGATCTTTTTGGAGGGATTACTTTTAGATTAATCTTAGCAATAGTATAACATAGATTGCTATTATAAACTCTCACATAGGCAGCGCCATCTCCGGAGATATAAGTGTCTGCATTAAGTATTTCATTGGTCCCGTTGCTGGCATCCACAAATGTTGGATAATATTTTTTTGTAACAGGGCTTTCTGATGTTACGCTGGCAATAGTAAGGTCAAATTTCGCCTTAGCTTCATCCGTCTCAAGGAAACACTCACTTAAAGTAGCTTCTGTTACCACAGGAGAAGGGAAAAATGCCAATGTTATTTTTGCGTTTCCTACACAACCCTCATTGGTGGTTACCTTTACATATACAAAGCCCTCTGCAGAAAAATAATTAGTAGGATTTGTTATTTCATTTGTTCCTGCATTAAGATCTGTTAAAGTAGGGTAGAATTTCTTAGTGACAGGAGTGTATGCTGTTACATTAGCTGTTGTAAGATTGAAGAATCCTTTTCCATTGTATTGACAAGTTTTAATGGTAGTATCTGTTAAAATGAAAGGAACCACATTTAAATTTAAAGTTACATGCTCACAATCAACAAATTCAGGAGCGTTACCACAGAACTGATAGACAATGGTATCTGCACCTAAATATCCCGGATTAGGAATATAGGTGATTTGTCCTGTTGAAGAATTCAGTGTCGCCGTGCCGTTTGTAGGATACGTTAGAATAGTGACTGTACTTGCCACAGGAGTCTGTGTGGTATTGAATGAAAATGCCGGAGTAATTACCTTGGTAGCACATGCATTAATATTGGTTGTTGTGTTTGTTATACAAGAGAATACCTTGTAAACAGGAGTCGTAACCGGAGGACAAGTTCCCATTGTTACTTTTACAGTGTAATTTCCAGCCTGAGTAGGGGTATATACGTTTTGAGTGGCGCCTGCGATGGGAACATCATTCAAAAACCACTGATAGGTTTCAAAACTATCATCCACTTCCAGAACAATTCCCGGAACACAGTCTCCGGTTTGTTTGGCAATTACCGGAACAGATGAGAATCCTGCAAAATATCCTCCATATCCCACAACTCCACTACCCCCTGCAATACCTGCTGTTACGGCTTTTGTAGAATTTACAGTAATATTACCGGATAATCCAGCAATGGAATAGGATACCCATGCTGTCGTTCCCTGAACCGGATAAGGTCCCTGTGCTGCGGTTGGCGTAACAGGAGCTCCAGCACCCACAGTATAGGTAACAGTAGATCCTGCTTCTGTAAGTATATTTAATTTAATATCATTTGAAACACCATTTAGATCATTGATTAAAGCGATCTCGTCAATTTTTCGCGGTAAGAAACAGTTCAGAGGCGGAATATAATTATATCCTAAAGTTGCAATACTGGTTGCAAGGCCTGCAAGAAGCTGATAAACATATACATTTTTTGAAGTTTTAATGTACATGTTATAATGTTCGTTACCTTGGTTGATATAATTAACATTATTAGCCGGAGCTGTTGCATTAGGTCCGTTTACCCTGTAAAATTGTCCTTCGTTCAGGGTTGCTACTACGGGACCTCCATTAATTCGTACTTCTGTATTGTTTTCGGTAGCGATAATCAGAGCGTCTTCCATCTGAGCGGAAACGTTACCATTTCCTTTTACCAGAACAAATTCATTTCCTAATCGTTCTACAGGTACAGATTGGTCCATAATTATATCCGAGCTTCCTCCTACATTGCCCCATGAAAACTGGCCGTTGAAGTTACCATTGGTTACGGATACCGGTTTGTCTGCTTCGATTTTTGCTCCGATGAAACCGGTAGCATTTCCGGACTGGTTTCCCACTCCTTCAATAATATAAGATTGTCCTTTATTAAGTGTAAAAGACATAGATGGAGTAGTAGCTCCCGTAGTACCGTTTGAAAATATGACACTTGAAGAATATCCTGAAACAGTAACAACTGTATTGTTTTCTGTTGCAAGAATTCCTGTTGTGAAGTTGTAAATGCCTCCTCCGGCGATATCAGTGATAGGCGCGGCGGCTGCATAAAACTTCTTGCCGATTCCGGCTTTTCCTTTAGAAGTTATAACTTCACCGTGACTGGGAACCGAAATTCTAAAGTTGGCATAATAAGGTTTGGAACCTTTTGTGTAAATACCCTTTGTAATCGGCGTGAAGGCGTCTGCTTGTAATGTTGTTACAATATTTGAGTTTCCGGTGGTTATGGGAAGGTTGTATATTACCGGGCTTCCCTTAACAATAGTCACTGTGGCAATTACGGTGTTGTTGTTGTAAATGTCCACATCAAAAGGAACCGTGGAATCGGTAGAGAAATAGATGGATTGGCTGCTTGCACCACCAGTTAAACCTGTTTTGTTCTTCATGGGTGCAAACCAATGTTCAGTATCTCTCTGTGCAACAAGAGTATTAACTGCAAAAAGCATTAATACGAAAGATAATAGAAATCTTTTCATATGGTATGGATTATGATTTCTACAAAAATAAACTATTATTCAATATATTGTTAAAAAAACATTAAAAAGTTGTTTTTATTCACGATTTTTAATCAAAAGCCAGCCTGAGTATGAAACCGGTAATTTGGTATCGGGCTCTGTCCACTTCAATACATACCAGTATGTTCCCGTAGATAAAGGTCTTCCATTCACCTTTCCGTTCCAAATATAACTTTTGTCAGAAGATTTGTAAACTGGAGCTCCATAACGGTCTACAACTTCTATAGAAACATTTTGCTTAATTCTAAGATCGGAATAATCCAAGATATCATTAATCCCGTCTTCATTGGGTGTAATTGCATTGATCAGGTTTAATACCAAAAATTCTTTTATCACGGGAGAACATTGATCTGCGCCAAGAACATAAGCAGTATGTAAACCTCTTGATAGGCCTGTGAATATGTTAAAGGTTTGATAATCAATTCCGTTTAAAGAATATAGATAAGGTGGTGTTCCACCGGAAACAGAAACTGTTGCATTATAACCTGATACTTCAATTTTAGTAATGGTTGGAGATGCCGAAGTAGTAACATTTACAGACTGCCGGTATATGCATCCGTTGAATTCCAGATCTACATAATAACTTCCAGCTCCAGCCATTATAGTTTGGGTAGTAGCGCCGTTGCTCCATGTGTAAGATGTAAAACCCGCACCTGCGTCTAATATAACCTTTTCGCCATCACAAACAATTTGATCTTTTAGAACATCAGATTTTTTAGGAGCTTTTAAAAGAATTGTTAAAACTCCTGTGCTTGGGCACTCCGTTGCGCTCGTAAATCTTATAAAAAATGTAATTGAAGGTGCGCTGATGATCTGTGTTGGAGATACAGCATTAGTTCCGGCCTGGGCATTGGCTAACGTACTGTGGAATGTTAAAGTCACGCCTGCATTTGCAGTAAACAGATTTTTATAATCATTTAAGTTGATATTTTCTGAACCATTAATATCATTGTCACAGATATCTGCGTTTGCTGAAGGAGTAATCAATGTAATACGATTGCCTATTTTAAAATCAATCTGTCCAAAAGCGGGCGGACAGTTTCCTGTCAATCCATCAACACGAACATAAACTGTAGTATTGGCGGTATAGTTCCAGTTGACGGGTAAGTTATTGGTATTTCCTGCATTAGCATCTGTCTGTTGAAGATAATATCTTACATTAACAGCGGTAGGATTAGGTACAATTGTTGGAGTAATCGTCGAAAAATTAACATTTACAATTCCGTCGAAATTATCATCGCAAAGAGTCGCATTGAAATTCCCGGTATTCACAGATGGTGAAGTAACCGTTGTCAATGTGATTTGTGCGGCTTTAGTACACCCATATTGAGAAGTAACGTTGGCATAAATGGTGCCTGCAGGACCGTTATAAGCTGTAAGATTGGCAATGGGTGTGCCAGTTAAAGCCGCATTGGTAAAATACTGAACTGTCGTTCCTGAATCCGGAGTAACATTTATTGAGGTAAGATCAAATGTTCCGTTTCCGTTTGAATCTGTACATGATGTTAATGAACCGTTTAAAGTTTGTAAAACATCTATATTGATAATAATTTTAAAATATTCAAAATCAGCAGGATTTCCGTTGCCTTCAGCATAATAAATAAAGGTGTCTGTTATGTCTGCTGTAAGTCCCGGATTCGGAGTATAAGTAATTTGTCCTGTTGCAGGATTTACGGTTGCTGTTCCGGAAGTTGGTGCTAAAATGACGCTTGTATTAGAAGGGATAATGGTTTGAGTAGATGTTGTAAAAATTGGTGAAATAACTTTCGTATTACATGAGCCGATATTGTAGGTTGTTATTGTAATAGGAGGGCACAGTGTGTAATTGTAACCAGTCGTTAATTTTGATTCACAGTTATTTTTTGTTACGAGGCAGGTGTATGTTCCTGCTCCGTATAATTCCGGATTAATCGAATATGACGTTGCACCCGGAATGGGGTTTCCGTTGAGATACCATTGATAGCCGTCATACGTATTATCCACCTGCAACAAGATTCCAAGGTAGCAGTCTCCGGTTTTTGAAATTACGGGCACAGATGAAAATCCGGCAAAGTAACCGCCATATCCTACAGCGCCGCTTCCTGCTGCAATTCCTGCTGTAACAGATTTGGTTGAATTTACCGTAATTGTTCCTGAAATACTTGGAATAGAATAAGTTACCCAGTTCGGGTTTCCACTCACAGGAACTGGGCCATTTGAGGCAGCAATGGCATTTCCATTTAAAGTAACTGTAGCGCCGGTTTGCGTGATAATATTGAGCCTTGTACTAAACGTCTGGTTTCCGATTTTATTAATAAAACCAATTTCATCAATCTTATTGGGAAGGAAACAACTGAGCGGCGGAATAAAGTTCATTCCTCCCGTAGGAAACTCGTTTCCACCGGAAACTCCTGCTAAAAACTGGTAGACGTAAGCGTTTTTATTAGTGGAAATTCCCATATTGTAAATCCCGCTTCCCTGATTGATGTAATTGCTGCTCGGGATCATGTAATATTGTCCTTCATTTAGGGTGATTCCTGAATTTACTCCATTAATCGTAATCTGGGTATTATTTTCTGTAGCAATTACCAATGCCGATTCCATTGGTGATGTTCCGGAACCGTTACCCTTTACTACTACGAAATCTTTTCCAAGCCTGTCTACCGGAACTGCCTGATCCATCAGGATGTCATTATTACTAAGTCCGTTTGCGGGATAGTGCATTCCGTTAAAATTTCCATTCGTTACGGATACGGGTTTTGTGGCTGCGATTTTTGCACCAATCAATCCGTCAAGGTTGAAAGGGCTGTCTACCGCCCGAACATCCATGATGTAGGATTGTCCTTTGTTTAGCGTAAATGTTTGCGTTGGAGTGGAGGAGCCGTCTGAAAAAATAACGTTGGGATTGTAACCTGAAACGACTACTGATGTGTTATCTTCTGTAGCTGTTATTCCTATTGTTGAATTTATAATGGGAGCACTGACATTCGGAGCATTGCTGTTGTTCGGCGCCATTGCTGCATAAAAAGTAGTTCCTAATCCCGCCAGTCCTTTTGATGTGATTATTTCCGCATGGTTCTGAAGAGAAAACCTATAATTTGCAAAAAACTTTTTAGTCCCTTTCACGTACATCCCCATGGAGTTCGGAGTGAAAAGATCTTGTTGATTTGTAGTAATCAGAAAAGAATTTGGGATGGCTATTTCAGCTGGATTACCTTTGCTAAGCTGTACGCTTGTATATATTATATTGTCGTTAAAAATCTGTACGGTAAAAGGAGTTGTCTCGTTCGTGGAAAGATACAGATAGCCTTCTAATGAAGTATCCCCAACTTTTGAAGCCATGGGAGCAAACCAATGGTCTGTATCAAGCTGTGCATTGCATAATAAACAAAAAAAAGCACAAATGGTTAGTAGAAGTTTTTTCATGTTTGTCAATAAGGGATGCAAATGTAAGTATTAAAAATCAATTATTTATCTAAAATTTATACATCTAATATATGAAATTTAAGAATATTGAATATTTAATATATTTTTAATGTATTACAAGATCTCATAATGTAAAATAAAAAATCCCGATGCTTAGCATCGGGATCCTATTTTTAATTTTGGATAGACTTATAAGCTTACTCTTACAAATCCTGTTACTTTAAGATCTGAATTTACAGATTTTACATAATCAGCAACCGTGATACCTCCGTCCTTAATGAAAGACTGGTGTACCAGTGTGTTGTCTTTGTAGAATCTCTGCATTTTACCTTTAAGGATGTTTTCGATAATGTTTTCCGGTTTTCCTTCTTTTGTAAGAAGTTCTCTTTCGATTTCCAATTCTTTATCGATGGTTGCCTGAGAAACAGAAGTTTCGTCAAGAGCGATCGGGTTCATAGCAGCTACCTGCATAGAAACCGCTTTTGCAGCTTCAGAAGCTCCTTCTACGTTAGCAGAAAGTGCAGTGATTGCTGCGATTTTGTTTCCTGCATGGATGTAAGCTCCTAAGAAAGGCCCTTCAATTCTTTCAAATGCTCCGATTTCAATTTTTTCACCGATTACACCTGTCTGCTCAACTAATTTTTCAGCAACAGTAATTCCGTGGAAGTCTGTAGCCAAAAGTTCTTCTTTTGTAGCAGCAAAGATTGCCATTTCAGCAAGTTCGTAAGCCAGTTCAATGAAAGCTTCGTTTTTAGCAACGAAGTCAGTTTCGCAGTTTAACGAAATAACAGCACCTAATGTGTTGTCTTCGTTTACTCTTGCGATTACTGCACCTTCAGTAGATTCTCTGTCGGCTCTGTTTGCAGCTACTTTCTGTCCTTTTTTTCTAAGGATATCTACTGCTTTTTCGAAATCTCCTTCAGCTTCTACTAAAGCTTTTTTGCAGTCCATCATACCTGCACCCGTTTGGTTTCTCAATTTTGCTACGTCAGCAGCTACTGGTGTATAAGACATAATATCTATTATTTTTTTTATTTAAGATTCGTATTAATTTTTAGCTTACTTTTAAAGCTGTGCAAAGATAATGATTTTAATGATAAACTAAAAAATGACTTTTTGCGTTATTTATATATTTAATAAATTTTTAAATGTCTCTTTAATGAAAAAAATATTTCTCCTTATATTTTTATGCATATTTACCCTTGG
This region includes:
- a CDS encoding T9SS type B sorting domain-containing protein, yielding MKKLLLTICAFFCLLCNAQLDTDHWFAPMASKVGDTSLEGYLYLSTNETTPFTVQIFNDNIIYTSVQLSKGNPAEIAIPNSFLITTNQQDLFTPNSMGMYVKGTKKFFANYRFSLQNHAEIITSKGLAGLGTTFYAAMAPNNSNAPNVSAPIINSTIGITATEDNTSVVVSGYNPNVIFSDGSSTPTQTFTLNKGQSYIMDVRAVDSPFNLDGLIGAKIAATKPVSVTNGNFNGMHYPANGLSNNDILMDQAVPVDRLGKDFVVVKGNGSGTSPMESALVIATENNTQITINGVNSGITLNEGQYYMIPSSNYINQGSGIYNMGISTNKNAYVYQFLAGVSGGNEFPTGGMNFIPPLSCFLPNKIDEIGFINKIGNQTFSTRLNIITQTGATVTLNGNAIAASNGPVPVSGNPNWVTYSIPSISGTITVNSTKSVTAGIAAGSGAVGYGGYFAGFSSVPVISKTGDCYLGILLQVDNTYDGYQWYLNGNPIPGATSYSINPELYGAGTYTCLVTKNNCESKLTTGYNYTLCPPITITTYNIGSCNTKVISPIFTTSTQTIIPSNTSVILAPTSGTATVNPATGQITYTPNPGLTADITDTFIYYAEGNGNPADFEYFKIIINIDVLQTLNGSLTSCTDSNGNGTFDLTSINVTPDSGTTVQYFTNAALTGTPIANLTAYNGPAGTIYANVTSQYGCTKAAQITLTTVTSPSVNTGNFNATLCDDNFDGIVNVNFSTITPTIVPNPTAVNVRYYLQQTDANAGNTNNLPVNWNYTANTTVYVRVDGLTGNCPPAFGQIDFKIGNRITLITPSANADICDNDINGSENINLNDYKNLFTANAGVTLTFHSTLANAQAGTNAVSPTQIISAPSITFFIRFTSATECPSTGVLTILLKAPKKSDVLKDQIVCDGEKVILDAGAGFTSYTWSNGATTQTIMAGAGSYYVDLEFNGCIYRQSVNVTTSASPTITKIEVSGYNATVSVSGGTPPYLYSLNGIDYQTFNIFTGLSRGLHTAYVLGADQCSPVIKEFLVLNLINAITPNEDGINDILDYSDLRIKQNVSIEVVDRYGAPVYKSSDKSYIWNGKVNGRPLSTGTYWYVLKWTEPDTKLPVSYSGWLLIKNRE
- the tsf gene encoding translation elongation factor Ts — encoded protein: MSYTPVAADVAKLRNQTGAGMMDCKKALVEAEGDFEKAVDILRKKGQKVAANRADRESTEGAVIARVNEDNTLGAVISLNCETDFVAKNEAFIELAYELAEMAIFAATKEELLATDFHGITVAEKLVEQTGVIGEKIEIGAFERIEGPFLGAYIHAGNKIAAITALSANVEGASEAAKAVSMQVAAMNPIALDETSVSQATIDKELEIERELLTKEGKPENIIENILKGKMQRFYKDNTLVHQSFIKDGGITVADYVKSVNSDLKVTGFVRVSL